In Planctomycetia bacterium, a genomic segment contains:
- a CDS encoding polysaccharide biosynthesis/export family protein, producing MRIKLSRQNCLTTFAVAIVSLAGLGLTSWSVSSGRQPSSAPRSTASSQTPLRWPVDHTGKPMWAALTRTTSPSANIADRNVQLCQALGPAAPHAINGVDCTADGNCGESGWESMRLIEWQAYAQGEYVGHAREAHVPEYRLRVDDLLSLVYRVTRDESAHPYQLNVGDELSIESVTDKELNRTVIILPDGTVTLKLLGQVRATRKNVTQLRDELEELYKKFYPVPAVTVTPTKVNTKLEDLRATVDSRFGFGGQTRSAKVTPEGTIALPAIGSVWAQGLTLGELKREIDARYDQEIEGIEVTPVLEQRAPRYVFVVGEVKSGGRFTLEGPTTSLQAIALAGGWNVGANLRQVVVFRRADDWRLIATMLDLRGALYAHRPCPADEIWLNDSDIVVVPKSAMLVADDIINLVFTRGVYGVVPFQGVAVNFAKLGSI from the coding sequence ATGCGTATCAAGTTAAGTCGCCAAAACTGCCTGACGACGTTCGCCGTCGCGATTGTTTCGCTGGCTGGCCTAGGCCTGACGAGTTGGTCCGTCTCGTCGGGCCGGCAGCCGTCCAGCGCTCCGCGATCCACGGCGTCGTCGCAGACGCCATTGCGCTGGCCTGTCGATCACACCGGCAAACCAATGTGGGCGGCGCTGACGCGAACGACGAGTCCGAGCGCCAACATCGCGGATCGAAACGTGCAACTCTGCCAGGCGCTCGGCCCGGCAGCGCCCCATGCGATCAACGGCGTCGATTGCACGGCGGACGGCAACTGCGGCGAATCGGGTTGGGAGTCGATGCGATTGATCGAGTGGCAGGCCTACGCGCAAGGCGAATACGTGGGGCATGCCCGCGAAGCACATGTGCCGGAATATCGGCTGCGCGTCGATGATTTGCTGTCGCTCGTGTACCGCGTGACGCGCGATGAAAGTGCGCATCCGTATCAACTTAATGTCGGCGACGAGCTGAGCATTGAATCGGTGACGGACAAGGAACTCAACCGCACGGTGATCATCCTGCCCGACGGCACGGTCACGCTCAAGCTGTTGGGGCAGGTGCGCGCCACGCGAAAAAACGTCACGCAGCTGCGCGATGAGTTGGAAGAACTCTACAAGAAGTTCTACCCGGTGCCCGCCGTCACCGTGACGCCGACGAAGGTGAATACCAAGCTGGAAGATCTCCGCGCCACGGTCGACAGCCGGTTCGGCTTCGGCGGCCAGACGCGTTCGGCCAAGGTGACGCCGGAAGGCACCATCGCGTTGCCGGCGATCGGCAGCGTCTGGGCACAGGGGCTGACGCTCGGCGAGCTGAAGCGGGAAATCGACGCGCGGTACGACCAGGAAATCGAAGGCATCGAAGTCACGCCGGTACTCGAGCAGCGGGCGCCGCGCTACGTCTTTGTCGTGGGCGAAGTAAAAAGCGGCGGCCGGTTCACCTTGGAGGGGCCGACCACGTCGCTGCAAGCGATCGCGCTGGCCGGAGGCTGGAACGTCGGAGCGAATCTGCGCCAGGTGGTCGTGTTCCGGCGCGCCGACGATTGGCGCTTGATCGCCACGATGCTCGACCTGCGCGGGGCGTTGTACGCTCACCGCCCCTGTCCCGCGGACGAGATCTGGCTGAACGACTCGGACATCGTCGTCGTTCCCAAGAGCGCCATGCTGGTAGCCGACGATATCATCAACCTGGTGTTCACCCGCGGCGTCTACGGCGTCGTCCCGTTTCAGGGCGTGGCAGTGAACTTTGCAAAATTGGGGTCGATCTAG
- a CDS encoding class I SAM-dependent methyltransferase: protein MHPEFLPNYRSPDGSGPLELVEVLEWRNGEVIRGRLRSRRTGAEFPIEDGAPRLIVPEELTPARAVDQRQIDLSDQQIDRWIAEQTLSPELTDAIRIHDEEKFARTEFLFQAFDYDSPGEKYVLDLGCGDPSLTLRFAQLGFRCFALDFAPYRLCHNGGRYIEDSGQHFERVVALMSRLPFPDRMFDLVFVSAALHHATPNREDEFEWYNPRNMFDTLREVKRVLKRHDEGGRFIAAGEGVYPDDMPVSERPLEKVAKVNGCYESHYTMAEYLSQFEAAGIYPMFFANQLDRRLYFDGYLPDGTRLPLLRPDDGVTMDQLWRMRHLCRRNATAASLREVLPDWMHFRRLYPWKLHEPAGWLPSAHEYWRLRLSA, encoded by the coding sequence ATGCATCCGGAATTTTTGCCCAACTATCGCAGCCCCGACGGCAGTGGTCCGCTGGAGCTGGTCGAAGTCTTGGAATGGCGTAACGGAGAAGTAATCCGTGGACGGCTGCGGTCGCGCCGCACGGGCGCGGAGTTCCCCATTGAGGACGGCGCCCCGCGATTGATCGTCCCCGAGGAGTTGACTCCCGCGCGGGCGGTCGACCAGCGGCAAATCGATCTCTCAGACCAACAGATCGATCGCTGGATTGCGGAGCAAACGCTCTCGCCAGAACTGACTGACGCGATTCGCATCCACGACGAGGAAAAGTTCGCCCGGACGGAGTTTCTGTTCCAGGCGTTCGATTACGATTCCCCCGGCGAGAAGTACGTGCTCGACTTGGGATGCGGCGATCCCTCGCTGACGCTCCGCTTTGCGCAACTGGGCTTCCGTTGCTTTGCGTTGGACTTCGCTCCCTACCGGCTGTGCCACAATGGCGGCCGCTACATCGAAGACAGCGGGCAACATTTTGAGCGCGTAGTGGCGCTGATGAGCCGGCTGCCGTTTCCGGATCGGATGTTCGACCTGGTGTTCGTGAGCGCAGCCTTGCACCACGCCACGCCGAATCGCGAGGACGAGTTCGAGTGGTATAACCCACGGAACATGTTCGACACATTGCGCGAAGTCAAACGCGTGCTGAAACGGCACGACGAAGGCGGGCGATTTATCGCGGCGGGCGAAGGCGTCTATCCCGACGACATGCCGGTCTCCGAGCGTCCGCTGGAAAAGGTCGCGAAGGTCAACGGCTGCTACGAATCGCATTACACGATGGCCGAATACCTGTCGCAGTTCGAGGCCGCCGGCATTTACCCGATGTTCTTCGCCAACCAGTTAGACCGCCGGCTCTATTTCGACGGCTACCTGCCCGACGGGACGCGGTTGCCGTTGCTGCGCCCGGACGACGGCGTCACCATGGATCAACTCTGGCGGATGCGCCACCTATGTCGCCGCAATGCGACGGCGGCGTCGTTGCGCGAAGTGCTGCCGGACTGGATGCACTTTCGCCGGCTCTATCCGTGGAAACTTCATGAGCCAGCCGGTTGGTTACCTTCAGCACATGAATACTGGCGGCTGCGGCTGTCGGCATAG
- a CDS encoding methyltransferase domain-containing protein, translating to MSTACPLSEDTQLRTLMALSVCPECHGPLECVTTDVHFPDMVRQRLNDPLPGALKCERCQRAYPVLTDGIPVLWSDVLRESLLKGSAETEAVDRAKAAEQDVKSANHFVYERVIEEYENKKIHANTATSQRLESVLGQLHLQRPGRHLDVGCGPGNVLEGTSDSAFATKIGCDISLQALRKTKSKGYLGILGDAEKLPFADNQFDLITGYSLLHHLYDPKRFMGESYRVLRNHGALVTDFDPNKHAANYGPLAMWLYRSRGHLYRFIPGARKKRFARGTKELEQHNRLAEFHNAPGLGFDPDQLRRDLASVGFRVHHVFLHNKWETTILASQYSRPQLPNFVAQSLSLRNPFARRYADAVLTASEKCDS from the coding sequence ATGTCGACTGCCTGCCCCCTGTCCGAGGATACGCAACTCCGGACGTTGATGGCGCTCTCCGTTTGCCCCGAGTGCCACGGCCCGTTGGAATGCGTGACCACGGATGTCCATTTCCCCGACATGGTGCGCCAGCGGCTTAACGACCCCCTTCCGGGGGCGCTCAAGTGCGAACGCTGCCAGCGCGCCTATCCAGTGCTGACGGACGGAATTCCGGTCCTCTGGTCGGACGTATTACGCGAGTCGTTGCTCAAGGGAAGCGCTGAAACTGAGGCCGTCGATCGTGCGAAGGCCGCCGAGCAGGATGTGAAATCGGCGAATCACTTTGTCTATGAGCGGGTGATCGAGGAATACGAGAACAAAAAAATTCACGCCAACACGGCCACGTCGCAGCGGCTGGAAAGCGTCCTGGGGCAACTGCATTTGCAGCGCCCTGGCCGGCATCTGGACGTCGGCTGCGGTCCCGGCAATGTGCTGGAAGGCACGAGCGACTCCGCGTTCGCCACGAAGATCGGCTGCGACATCTCGTTGCAGGCGCTCCGCAAGACCAAGTCGAAGGGTTACCTCGGCATCCTGGGCGACGCCGAGAAACTCCCCTTCGCGGACAATCAGTTCGACCTGATCACGGGCTATTCCCTGCTGCATCACCTGTACGATCCGAAACGCTTCATGGGGGAATCGTACCGCGTGCTTCGCAACCACGGTGCGTTGGTGACCGATTTCGATCCCAATAAGCACGCCGCCAACTACGGGCCGCTGGCGATGTGGCTCTACCGCTCACGCGGACATCTCTACCGCTTCATTCCAGGCGCGCGCAAGAAGCGCTTTGCGCGCGGCACGAAGGAATTGGAACAGCACAATCGACTGGCGGAATTCCACAACGCTCCCGGACTCGGATTCGATCCGGACCAACTGCGCCGCGACCTGGCGAGCGTCGGCTTCCGGGTGCATCACGTCTTCTTGCACAACAAATGGGAGACGACGATCCTCGCCAGCCAATACTCGCGGCCCCAATTGCCGAACTTCGTCGCGCAATCACTCTCGCTGCGAAATCCGTTCGCCCGCCGCTACGCCGACGCCGTGCTGACCGCGTCCGAAAAGTGCGATTCGTAG
- a CDS encoding beta-ketoacyl-[acyl-carrier-protein] synthase family protein, whose protein sequence is MSSIREVVITGLGVVSPIGIGVDAFWNSLLSGRSGVKPVAAFPTNGLPVHFGGEITDFDGKQYITPRKSLKVMSREIQFAVAAAGMATRHAALTPGAVDPERLGVIFGAELMHTPPEEIESAYRASAMDRRFDIRRWGEAAMREIFPLWMLKYLPNMPACHIGIAHDARGPNNSITLGEASSLMALAEAAHVIERGQADAMIAGGVGSWLSATAFVRSQQLDASQRNAAPEKACRPFDSDRDGRVHGEGAAAFVLETAASAAARHAPVLARFMGASSAFEPVTPSRPLRGDAIRRVLCGALAAARWDSKELGHLNAHGASTRSGDAMEADAIRATLGDLPVTAPSSYFGNLGPGGGAVELLATILAFQHDLVPTTLNFERPDPSCPVNVVADQPLIGAAARAVTLNYARTGQAVAIALAGSSH, encoded by the coding sequence ATGTCGTCCATCAGGGAAGTCGTCATCACCGGCCTCGGCGTGGTTAGCCCGATTGGCATCGGCGTTGACGCCTTCTGGAATTCCCTGCTCAGCGGCCGCAGCGGCGTGAAGCCGGTGGCCGCATTTCCGACGAACGGGCTGCCAGTCCATTTCGGCGGTGAGATCACCGATTTCGATGGCAAACAGTACATTACGCCGCGCAAAAGCCTCAAGGTGATGTCGCGCGAAATTCAGTTCGCGGTCGCCGCGGCCGGGATGGCGACGCGGCATGCGGCGCTGACCCCGGGCGCCGTCGACCCGGAACGACTGGGCGTCATCTTCGGCGCGGAATTGATGCACACGCCGCCCGAGGAGATTGAGTCGGCGTATCGCGCCAGCGCCATGGATCGTCGCTTTGATATCCGTCGCTGGGGAGAAGCGGCGATGCGCGAGATTTTTCCGCTCTGGATGTTGAAATACCTGCCCAACATGCCGGCGTGCCACATCGGCATTGCCCACGACGCGCGCGGTCCGAACAACTCGATCACCCTCGGCGAAGCCTCGTCCTTGATGGCACTCGCCGAAGCCGCCCACGTTATCGAACGCGGGCAGGCCGACGCAATGATTGCCGGCGGCGTTGGCAGTTGGCTGTCGGCAACGGCTTTTGTGCGTTCCCAACAACTCGATGCTTCCCAGCGCAACGCTGCGCCCGAAAAAGCGTGCCGCCCTTTTGACAGCGATCGCGACGGACGCGTACATGGCGAAGGGGCCGCGGCGTTCGTGCTGGAGACGGCCGCTTCGGCCGCGGCGCGTCATGCGCCGGTATTGGCGCGGTTCATGGGCGCTTCGAGCGCTTTCGAACCCGTCACACCGAGTCGCCCATTGCGCGGCGACGCGATCCGGCGCGTGCTTTGCGGCGCACTGGCGGCAGCACGATGGGATTCCAAGGAGTTAGGGCACTTAAATGCGCATGGCGCGAGCACGCGGTCCGGCGACGCGATGGAGGCAGACGCAATTCGCGCCACGCTCGGTGACCTCCCAGTTACGGCCCCGTCCAGCTACTTCGGCAATTTGGGGCCCGGTGGCGGCGCCGTGGAACTGTTGGCCACGATCCTCGCGTTTCAACATGATTTGGTTCCCACGACTCTGAACTTCGAGCGGCCGGATCCATCGTGTCCGGTAAATGTGGTCGCGGATCAACCGCTCATCGGCGCAGCGGCGCGGGCTGTAACGCTGAACTATGCCCGCACCGGTCAAGCGGTGGCAATCGCTTTGGCCGGTAGCAGCCACTAG